A stretch of Acidovorax sp. RAC01 DNA encodes these proteins:
- a CDS encoding IS3 family transposase, producing MILSLQQGLAQDGVKVSLVKLCQWFEMPRRTVYYRSVKTAPKVQDHLVKPIKAMIEANPSFGYRTVAHLLGFNKNTVQRIFQLKGWQVRKRPVGFRPRIQALPSVAKAPDERWATDLCRVWAGRDGWASLALVIDCYSRELLGWHLSRSGRSKTAEAALEQALIARYGCLGKVKQPFLLRSDNGLVFTSRSYTALVKSYGLQQEFITPYSPEQNGMVERVIRTLKEQCVHRHRFETLQHASRVIADWISFYNHRRPHQALAMKTPAEAYALAA from the coding sequence ATGATCCTCAGCCTTCAGCAGGGATTGGCACAAGACGGAGTCAAAGTCAGCCTGGTCAAGCTGTGTCAGTGGTTCGAGATGCCGCGGCGCACGGTGTATTACCGCAGCGTCAAAACTGCGCCGAAGGTGCAGGATCATCTGGTCAAGCCGATCAAGGCCATGATCGAGGCGAACCCATCGTTCGGGTATCGGACGGTGGCGCATCTGCTGGGATTCAACAAGAACACCGTGCAGCGCATCTTTCAGCTCAAGGGCTGGCAGGTTCGCAAACGACCTGTGGGCTTCAGGCCTCGCATTCAGGCTCTGCCATCCGTTGCCAAGGCGCCGGATGAACGCTGGGCCACAGACCTGTGCCGTGTATGGGCAGGGCGTGATGGCTGGGCTTCGCTGGCCCTGGTAATCGACTGCTACAGCCGCGAATTACTGGGTTGGCACCTCAGCCGCAGCGGCCGCTCCAAGACGGCCGAGGCCGCGTTGGAGCAAGCCTTGATCGCCCGGTACGGTTGCTTGGGTAAGGTCAAGCAACCGTTCCTGTTGAGATCGGATAACGGTTTGGTGTTCACCAGCCGCAGCTACACGGCACTGGTCAAAAGCTACGGGCTACAGCAGGAGTTCATCACCCCGTACAGCCCCGAGCAGAACGGCATGGTCGAGCGCGTGATCAGAACGCTCAAAGAGCAGTGCGTTCACCGCCACCGATTTGAAACCCTGCAGCACGCCAGTCGCGTGATCGCAGACTGGATCAGCTTTTACAACCACCGGCGCCCACACCAGGCGCTGGCCATGAAGACCCCCGCTGAGGCTTATGCTTTAGCAGCCTGA
- the flgL gene encoding flagellar hook-associated protein FlgL — translation MNNNIYRVGTANMYENTLRNLGTRQTNLSNLQENLTSGKRVVRASDDPVSAAQAERALNRLARIQTEQRALETQRNAIAQAESSLGDAVGLVQEARQLLVSAGNAALSSSERATISNQLQSLRDQLTAVANRTDTNGLPLLGALGSAQSPFLGPLGSTPDYLFAGQPGQAASNGVAIPNTLDGDAAFMFDATRDGSFHAAITQGTGTVIAPGATTASVPAGAQPNRALTTSPITVTPGFVFNEDPATGQAYSYSVSFSNVTLNPATNTLSATYNITSTDPAFVPPAAQTLTPIKIGEKNEFSINGVPGMAFKITATPTKAVDGTITLSPADGDTIGIAPNASLFSVIDKAVNELRAAPNSSLASQAAGQALANVDKGLERMGNIRSFAGELLNRADRITGDQSKRSIQLEADRSRAEDLDMIKGISDFQNQQVGYEAALKSYSMVQKLSLFNFIG, via the coding sequence ATGAACAACAACATCTACCGCGTTGGCACGGCCAACATGTACGAGAACACCCTGCGCAACCTGGGCACGCGGCAGACCAACCTGAGCAACCTGCAGGAAAACCTGACCTCGGGCAAGCGCGTGGTGCGGGCCAGCGACGACCCGGTGTCGGCCGCTCAGGCCGAGCGCGCCCTCAACCGGCTGGCGCGCATACAGACCGAGCAGCGCGCGCTGGAAACCCAGCGCAACGCCATCGCGCAGGCCGAATCGTCGCTGGGCGACGCGGTAGGCCTGGTGCAGGAGGCGCGCCAGCTGCTGGTGAGCGCAGGCAACGCGGCCCTGAGCAGCAGCGAGCGTGCCACCATTTCCAACCAGCTGCAAAGCCTGCGCGACCAGCTCACCGCCGTGGCCAACCGCACCGACACCAACGGCCTACCCCTGCTGGGCGCGCTGGGCAGTGCGCAGTCGCCGTTTCTGGGGCCGCTGGGCAGCACGCCCGACTACCTGTTTGCCGGCCAGCCCGGCCAGGCGGCCAGCAACGGCGTGGCGATCCCCAACACGCTCGATGGCGACGCCGCCTTCATGTTTGATGCCACGCGCGATGGCAGCTTTCATGCCGCCATCACCCAGGGCACCGGCACCGTGATCGCGCCCGGCGCCACCACGGCCTCGGTGCCCGCCGGCGCGCAGCCCAACCGCGCGCTGACCACATCGCCCATCACCGTCACACCGGGCTTTGTCTTCAACGAAGACCCCGCCACCGGCCAGGCCTACAGTTACAGCGTGAGCTTCTCGAACGTCACGCTGAACCCGGCCACCAACACGCTGTCGGCCACGTACAACATCACCAGCACCGACCCGGCCTTCGTGCCGCCCGCTGCGCAGACACTCACGCCCATCAAGATCGGCGAGAAGAACGAATTCAGCATCAACGGTGTGCCCGGCATGGCGTTCAAGATCACGGCCACGCCCACCAAGGCGGTGGACGGCACCATCACGCTGTCGCCCGCCGATGGCGACACCATCGGCATTGCGCCCAACGCCAGCCTGTTCAGCGTGATCGACAAGGCCGTGAACGAACTGCGCGCGGCCCCCAATTCGAGCCTGGCCAGCCAGGCGGCCGGGCAGGCGCTGGCCAACGTGGACAAGGGCCTCGAGCGCATGGGCAACATCCGCAGCTTTGCGGGCGAGCTGCTCAACCGCGCGGACCGCATCACGGGCGACCAGAGCAAGCGCTCCATCCAGCTCGAAGCCGACCGCTCGCGCGCAGAGGATCTGGACATGATCAAGGGCATCTCCGACTTCCAGAACCAGCAGGTGGGCTACGAAGCGGCGCTCAAGTCGTATTCAATGGTTCAGAAGCTGTCGCTGTTCAATTTCATCGGCTAG
- a CDS encoding flagellar basal body P-ring protein FlgI gives MKASSHSLLPHSACALWLVLALLAASIALPAHAVRIKEVAAVQGVRSNQLSGYGLVVGLDGTGDQTTQMPYTSQAMSNYLQQMGISLPPGAAGQFQLKNVAAVIVTAQLPAFAQPGQMIDVNVSSMGNAKSLKGGTLIATPLRGADGEIYALAQGNMVVGGAGASAGGSKVQINHLSAGRIPQGAQVERAVPTPLNDGDSITLGLNASDFQTARRVAQAINAKLGNGLATALDGRTVQVRAPLEPGARVGFIADLEEIPLESAAPAAKVVINARTGSVVLNQAVTLGPCAIAHGNLSITISSRPVISQPNPLSQGQTVVTQQSDITINQEPGNIIQMPPSPQLADVVRALNSLGATPGDLLAILQAIKAAGALNAELEVI, from the coding sequence ATGAAAGCCTCGTCCCACTCCCTCTTGCCGCACAGCGCATGTGCGCTGTGGCTGGTGCTGGCCCTGCTGGCGGCCAGTATCGCGCTGCCCGCCCACGCGGTGCGCATCAAGGAAGTGGCGGCCGTGCAGGGCGTGCGCAGCAACCAGCTGTCGGGCTACGGCCTGGTGGTGGGGCTCGATGGCACGGGCGACCAGACCACGCAGATGCCCTACACGTCGCAGGCCATGTCCAACTACCTGCAGCAGATGGGCATCAGCCTGCCGCCGGGCGCTGCCGGGCAGTTCCAGCTCAAGAATGTGGCGGCCGTCATCGTGACCGCGCAGCTGCCCGCCTTTGCCCAGCCGGGCCAGATGATCGATGTGAACGTCTCGTCCATGGGCAATGCCAAGTCGCTCAAGGGCGGCACGCTGATTGCCACCCCGCTGCGCGGCGCCGACGGCGAGATTTACGCGCTGGCGCAGGGCAACATGGTGGTGGGCGGTGCGGGCGCATCGGCTGGCGGCAGCAAGGTGCAGATCAATCACCTGAGCGCCGGCCGTATCCCGCAGGGCGCCCAGGTCGAGCGTGCCGTACCCACGCCGCTCAACGACGGCGACTCGATCACGCTGGGGCTGAACGCATCCGATTTCCAGACCGCCCGCCGCGTGGCGCAGGCCATCAATGCCAAGCTGGGCAATGGCCTGGCCACTGCGCTCGATGGCCGTACCGTGCAGGTACGCGCTCCGCTGGAGCCTGGCGCCCGCGTGGGCTTCATTGCCGACCTGGAAGAAATCCCGCTTGAATCCGCGGCCCCTGCCGCCAAGGTGGTCATCAACGCGCGCACCGGCTCGGTGGTGCTCAACCAGGCCGTCACGCTGGGCCCCTGCGCGATTGCGCACGGCAACCTCTCGATCACGATCAGCTCCCGCCCCGTCATCAGCCAGCCCAACCCGCTGTCGCAGGGCCAGACGGTGGTGACGCAACAGAGCGACATCACCATCAACCAGGAGCCGGGCAACATCATCCAGATGCCGCCTTCGCCGCAGCTGGCCGATGTGGTGCGTGCGCTCAACTCGCTGGGCGCCACGCCAGGCGACCTGCTGGCCATCCTGCAGGCCATCAAGGCCGCGGGCGCCCTCAACGCCGAACTGGAGGTGATCTGA
- a CDS encoding IS5 family transposase — MKQSSLGLSNTTKRTRKREFLDSMELVVPWAELVSLIEPYAPECGRRGQQPFSVQILLRIHFMQQWFKLSDPAMEEALHDVPAFRDFAGLSHWDEHIPSESSILRFRHLLERHKLAEQILATVNALLQAKGLQLKAGTVVDATLIAAPSSTKNQKGERDPEMHQSKKGNQWYFGMKAHIGVDADSGLVHSVRGTSGNVNDVVEANSLLHGQETDAFGDAGYQGVDRRPDANKNVRWHVAMRPGLRRALDKGNPVGVLIDQLERTKASIRARVEHPFRVIKQQFGYVKVRYRGLKKNTAQIVTLFALSNLWMARHKLLACRGQVRLQGA, encoded by the coding sequence ATGAAGCAAAGCAGCCTGGGACTGAGCAACACCACCAAGCGCACGCGCAAGCGTGAATTCCTTGACTCCATGGAACTGGTGGTGCCCTGGGCTGAACTGGTCTCGCTGATAGAGCCCTACGCACCCGAGTGCGGACGCCGGGGCCAGCAGCCTTTTTCGGTGCAGATCCTGCTGCGCATCCATTTCATGCAGCAGTGGTTCAAGCTCAGCGACCCAGCCATGGAAGAAGCACTGCACGACGTGCCTGCCTTTCGGGACTTTGCCGGCCTGTCTCACTGGGATGAACACATCCCCAGTGAATCGAGCATCTTGCGTTTCAGGCATCTGCTGGAGCGCCACAAGCTGGCCGAACAAATACTCGCTACCGTCAATGCGCTGCTGCAGGCCAAAGGGCTGCAACTCAAAGCGGGCACGGTGGTGGATGCCACGCTCATTGCCGCACCCAGCTCCACCAAGAATCAAAAGGGCGAGCGCGACCCCGAGATGCACCAAAGCAAGAAGGGCAACCAGTGGTACTTCGGCATGAAGGCCCACATTGGCGTAGATGCGGACTCAGGCCTGGTGCACAGCGTTCGAGGCACCAGCGGCAATGTGAACGACGTGGTTGAAGCAAACAGTCTGCTGCATGGGCAAGAAACTGATGCCTTTGGTGACGCGGGCTACCAAGGGGTGGACAGGCGGCCCGATGCCAACAAGAACGTGCGATGGCATGTGGCCATGCGCCCTGGGTTGCGCCGGGCTCTGGACAAGGGCAACCCTGTGGGGGTGCTGATCGATCAACTTGAACGCACCAAGGCCAGCATCCGGGCCAGGGTGGAGCACCCGTTCCGAGTGATCAAGCAGCAGTTTGGATATGTGAAGGTGCGCTACCGTGGGCTCAAGAAGAACACGGCGCAGATCGTCACGCTGTTTGCGCTGTCAAACCTGTGGATGGCAAGGCACAAACTGCTGGCCTGTCGGGGACAGGTGCGTCTGCAAGGGGCTTAA
- a CDS encoding DUF1153 domain-containing protein translates to MSTLMEDDIKRWTAKRKTALVLDIIQGKTTVSEASRTYDLNPSEVEQWVDDGKKGMENALRTKPLEVKEQYERQLSDLQQAYGEAMLELRARKKLASLLGNEDEK, encoded by the coding sequence ATGAGCACCCTGATGGAAGACGACATCAAGCGCTGGACGGCCAAGCGTAAGACGGCCCTGGTTCTGGACATCATTCAAGGCAAGACGACCGTGTCGGAAGCCAGCCGGACCTATGACCTCAACCCTTCTGAGGTAGAGCAGTGGGTCGACGATGGCAAGAAGGGCATGGAGAACGCTCTGCGAACCAAGCCCCTGGAAGTCAAAGAGCAGTACGAGCGCCAGCTCAGTGACTTGCAGCAGGCCTACGGCGAAGCCATGCTGGAGCTGCGTGCCAGAAAAAAGCTGGCTTCCCTGCTGGGCAACGAGGACGAGAAATGA
- a CDS encoding HDOD domain-containing protein — MVQSVLGSLILGYRPLWNRARKLAAIQLYAHNETSAVVDATHLLRTLQELWTASSPPLLISAQTRQLLCELLEHAPRGSPWIEVQGEWLADSAIRARVAAAHQRGLKLVWRGEIGRLPEPEIARCFDNSLLSLGPEDAVVALKAAQAKPGTRGPASPVLAGQMYEGIASRALMHHCLDQHNALALAGWPAEDVLHSLRHHPQQPSQAVIHRLMKAIDAEQSLESFEDLLGQDPLLAYRFMVYTNSASLGLRTGIDSLRRGLVMMGYGSIKRWLSDQYPHASFEPDMQPVRETMVIRATLMTHLLNAGIENDLRREIYFCGLVARLDELLGEPLGVILKRLPLSERIYDATVLGTGPYAEGLQMAFALETNDASAIRQLCETHEMDLEEVNRALLRVLSDLVVERPAAPPRR; from the coding sequence ATGGTCCAATCCGTCCTTGGCAGCCTGATCCTGGGCTATCGCCCCCTGTGGAACCGCGCCCGCAAGCTCGCGGCCATCCAGCTGTACGCACACAACGAGACCTCGGCCGTGGTGGATGCCACGCACCTGCTGCGCACGCTGCAGGAGCTTTGGACGGCGAGCTCGCCCCCGCTGCTGATCTCGGCGCAGACGCGGCAACTGCTGTGTGAGCTGCTGGAGCACGCGCCACGCGGCTCGCCCTGGATCGAGGTGCAGGGCGAGTGGCTGGCGGACTCGGCCATTCGCGCACGCGTGGCCGCAGCGCACCAGCGTGGCCTCAAGCTCGTGTGGCGCGGCGAGATCGGCCGCCTGCCCGAGCCGGAGATCGCCCGCTGCTTTGACAACAGCCTGCTGAGTCTGGGCCCCGAAGACGCCGTGGTGGCGCTGAAAGCTGCGCAGGCCAAACCCGGCACACGCGGCCCCGCCAGCCCCGTGCTGGCCGGGCAGATGTACGAAGGCATCGCCAGCCGTGCGCTGATGCATCACTGCCTGGACCAGCACAACGCCCTGGCCCTGGCCGGCTGGCCCGCGGAAGACGTGCTGCACAGCCTGCGGCACCACCCGCAGCAACCCTCGCAGGCCGTCATCCACCGGCTGATGAAGGCCATCGACGCCGAGCAGTCGCTGGAATCGTTTGAAGACCTGCTGGGCCAGGATCCGCTGCTGGCCTACCGCTTCATGGTCTATACCAACTCGGCGTCGCTGGGACTGCGCACAGGCATCGATTCACTGCGCCGCGGGCTGGTGATGATGGGCTACGGCTCCATCAAGCGGTGGCTGTCGGACCAGTACCCGCACGCGAGCTTCGAGCCCGACATGCAGCCTGTGCGCGAGACCATGGTGATCCGCGCGACGCTGATGACGCACCTGCTCAACGCCGGGATCGAGAACGACCTGCGCCGCGAGATCTACTTTTGCGGCCTGGTTGCGCGGCTCGATGAGCTGCTGGGCGAGCCGCTGGGGGTCATCCTCAAACGGCTGCCCTTGTCCGAGCGCATCTACGATGCCACGGTGCTTGGCACGGGGCCGTATGCCGAAGGCCTGCAAATGGCCTTTGCACTGGAAACCAACGACGCCAGCGCCATCCGGCAGCTGTGCGAAACGCACGAGATGGACCTGGAAGAAGTCAACCGCGCCCTGCTGCGCGTGCTGAGCGATCTGGTGGTGGAGCGCCCCGCCGCCCCCCCCAGGCGCTGA
- a CDS encoding NAD(P)-dependent oxidoreductase — MHIALIGATGFVGSALLNELLQRGHRVTALARNPGKIAPREGLTVVQADVTDAAQVAQAVRGVDAVASAYNPGWTHPDLHDEFLRGSRAITEGTRAGGVARLLVVGGAGSLYVAPGVQLVDTPQFPAEWKAGALAARQALNLLRQEASLQWTFLSPPILLEPGERTGSYRLGTEAPLMNGDQPGRISVTDLAVAIVDELEAPRHVQQRFTVAH, encoded by the coding sequence ATGCACATCGCACTCATCGGCGCCACCGGATTTGTCGGCAGCGCACTGCTCAACGAACTGCTGCAGCGCGGCCACCGCGTGACGGCGCTGGCCCGCAACCCCGGAAAGATCGCGCCACGCGAGGGCCTGACCGTGGTGCAGGCCGACGTGACGGACGCCGCCCAGGTGGCGCAAGCCGTGCGCGGCGTGGACGCCGTGGCCAGCGCCTACAACCCCGGCTGGACGCACCCCGACCTGCACGACGAGTTCCTGCGCGGGAGCCGGGCCATCACCGAAGGCACCCGGGCTGGCGGCGTAGCGCGCCTGCTGGTGGTGGGCGGCGCAGGCAGCCTGTATGTGGCGCCGGGCGTGCAGCTGGTCGACACGCCCCAGTTTCCGGCCGAATGGAAGGCCGGAGCGCTTGCAGCACGCCAGGCGCTGAACCTGCTGCGGCAGGAGGCATCGCTGCAGTGGACCTTCCTGTCGCCGCCCATCCTGCTGGAGCCGGGCGAGCGCACAGGCAGCTACCGCCTGGGCACCGAGGCACCGCTGATGAACGGCGACCAGCCCGGCCGGATCAGCGTGACCGACCTCGCGGTGGCCATCGTGGACGAGCTGGAGGCGCCGCGGCATGTGCAGCAGCGCTTTACGGTGGCGCACTAA
- the flgJ gene encoding flagellar assembly peptidoglycan hydrolase FlgJ, whose product MSLSLPSSSSTLASTASASNALAVDIRSLNALKFDAGTANSAQVTREAAKQFESLFMRELIKSMREATMKSGLMDGAQGDLGQDMLDQQLSVTMSGQPGGLSEAIARQLSRQMGGADANFSVPSTLSLQSQSFRAQSAPATAAAPESTQPVPKGRDGFVQHLSGTAERVAAESGIPAAFMLGQAGHETGWGRSEIRNKDGSTSFNLFGIKANKGWTGKVAEVTTTEYINGKAQKVVAKFRAYDSYEESFRDYAKLITDSPRYEKAQATARTGSAVAFASELQKAGYATDPEYARKLSGAINSALRVQRAQA is encoded by the coding sequence ATGTCGCTCTCCCTGCCGTCTTCGTCCAGCACCCTGGCCAGCACGGCCAGCGCGTCCAATGCGCTGGCGGTGGACATACGCTCGCTCAACGCCCTGAAGTTCGACGCCGGCACGGCCAACAGCGCGCAGGTGACGCGCGAGGCCGCCAAGCAGTTCGAGTCGCTGTTCATGCGCGAGCTGATCAAGAGCATGCGCGAGGCCACCATGAAATCCGGCCTGATGGACGGAGCCCAGGGCGACCTCGGCCAGGACATGCTCGACCAGCAGCTGTCGGTCACCATGTCGGGCCAGCCGGGCGGGCTGTCGGAAGCCATTGCGCGCCAGCTGTCGCGCCAGATGGGTGGCGCCGACGCGAATTTTTCGGTGCCCTCCACGCTGAGCCTGCAGTCGCAGTCGTTCCGTGCGCAGTCGGCACCGGCCACTGCCGCGGCACCGGAATCCACGCAGCCTGTGCCCAAGGGCCGCGACGGCTTTGTGCAGCACCTGAGCGGCACCGCAGAGCGCGTGGCCGCCGAAAGCGGCATCCCGGCCGCCTTCATGCTCGGCCAGGCTGGCCACGAGACCGGCTGGGGCAGAAGCGAGATCCGCAACAAGGACGGCTCCACCTCGTTCAACCTGTTTGGCATCAAGGCCAACAAGGGCTGGACCGGCAAGGTGGCCGAGGTGACCACCACCGAATACATCAACGGCAAGGCCCAGAAGGTGGTGGCCAAGTTCCGCGCATACGACTCGTACGAGGAGTCCTTTCGCGACTACGCCAAGCTCATCACCGACAGCCCGCGGTACGAGAAGGCCCAGGCCACGGCCCGCACCGGCTCGGCCGTGGCGTTTGCCAGCGAGCTGCAAAAGGCGGGCTACGCCACCGACCCCGAGTACGCACGCAAGCTCAGCGGCGCGATCAACAGTGCGCTGCGGGTGCAGCGGGCGCAGGCTTGA
- the flgK gene encoding flagellar hook-associated protein FlgK translates to MSLLNVGARALLANQVALQTAGHNIANVNTTGYSRQTVVLQTVQGQFTGGGYIGQGVDVQTILRNQNELLTRQAAQAGSVQASDSVRAERLRQLQEIFSGGTEGLGASINDMMNALSDVVNSPTDITARNVVLTRMDETAARMRSSAERLNEIQYTVTEQLQSSITAVNSLATQIAAVNEQIARAKGNGQSPNDLLDQRDQLIRDLNQYVQVTQIPADDGTVGLFVAGSQPLVLGNAATELSIGDASAFPGSGQLKLFFNRPGVPPSELDENMLGGGSVSGLLRFNNTDLAEGRNLLGRLAMGIGMNMNAQQQLGLTLDGQVGKPLFSLPASMPGSTNGAGVGNVTFTDATQFAASDYEIRFTTGTAGQVVRLSDGQATAFTSAANLATLEIDGLQFNLTTAGVPGERMLFKPFSTAAANIESLVYSPRDLAAANPINAAMGTANGGTLQLGSLKATGEPNPPGLVLPPNANPALVPPALGGVQLTFNAGPPTTYDVLNRASPATTLLTAQPYVPGAPISINGWEITLRGSPNTGDTVVIGNALDPQYGDAYTRNAGNATALLGLRDVKMFDESTLSDGYASAIAQVGTRTQSALFSAKLSDTLASNLERDRTAVSGVNLDEEAARLIQYQQAYQASAKMIQIAQNIFDSLIQGLGR, encoded by the coding sequence ATGAGTCTGCTCAACGTCGGCGCACGCGCGCTGCTGGCCAACCAGGTGGCACTGCAGACGGCGGGCCACAACATTGCCAACGTCAACACCACCGGCTATTCGCGCCAGACGGTGGTGCTCCAGACCGTGCAGGGCCAGTTCACGGGGGGCGGCTACATCGGCCAGGGCGTCGATGTGCAGACCATCCTGCGCAACCAGAACGAGCTGCTCACGCGCCAGGCTGCGCAGGCCGGCTCGGTGCAGGCGTCCGACAGCGTACGGGCCGAGCGGCTGCGCCAGTTGCAGGAAATCTTCAGCGGCGGCACGGAGGGGCTGGGCGCATCCATCAATGACATGATGAATGCGCTGTCGGACGTGGTGAACTCCCCCACCGACATCACCGCACGCAACGTGGTGCTGACGCGCATGGACGAAACCGCGGCCCGCATGCGGTCGTCGGCCGAGCGGCTCAATGAGATCCAGTACACGGTGACCGAGCAGCTGCAAAGCAGCATCACCGCAGTCAACAGCCTGGCCACCCAGATCGCGGCCGTCAACGAGCAGATCGCCCGGGCCAAGGGCAACGGCCAGAGCCCCAACGACCTCCTGGACCAGCGCGACCAGCTCATCCGCGACCTGAACCAGTATGTGCAGGTCACGCAGATCCCGGCCGACGATGGCACCGTGGGCCTGTTCGTCGCGGGCAGCCAGCCGCTGGTGCTGGGCAATGCGGCCACCGAGCTTTCGATTGGCGACGCATCGGCCTTCCCTGGCAGCGGCCAGCTCAAGCTGTTCTTCAACCGGCCAGGGGTTCCCCCATCGGAGCTGGACGAGAACATGCTGGGCGGCGGCTCGGTGTCGGGCCTGCTGCGGTTCAACAACACCGACCTGGCCGAGGGCCGCAACCTGCTGGGCCGCCTGGCCATGGGCATTGGCATGAACATGAACGCGCAGCAGCAGCTGGGGCTCACCCTGGACGGCCAGGTGGGCAAGCCACTGTTCAGCCTGCCCGCCAGCATGCCCGGCTCCACCAATGGCGCGGGCGTGGGCAACGTGACGTTCACCGATGCCACGCAGTTCGCGGCCTCGGACTACGAAATCCGCTTCACGACCGGTACGGCCGGCCAGGTGGTGCGCCTTTCGGACGGACAGGCCACGGCCTTCACCAGCGCAGCCAACCTGGCCACGCTCGAGATCGATGGCCTGCAGTTCAACCTGACCACGGCCGGGGTCCCGGGTGAACGCATGCTGTTCAAGCCATTCAGCACGGCGGCGGCCAACATCGAGTCGCTGGTGTATTCGCCGCGTGATCTGGCAGCGGCAAACCCCATCAACGCAGCCATGGGCACGGCCAACGGCGGCACGCTGCAGCTGGGCAGCCTCAAGGCCACGGGCGAGCCCAACCCGCCCGGGCTGGTGCTGCCGCCCAATGCCAACCCGGCCTTGGTGCCCCCCGCACTGGGCGGGGTTCAGCTCACGTTCAACGCCGGGCCGCCCACCACGTACGACGTGCTCAACCGTGCCTCTCCGGCGACCACGCTGCTCACGGCGCAGCCCTATGTGCCGGGCGCACCGATTTCCATCAACGGCTGGGAGATCACGCTGCGCGGGTCACCCAACACGGGCGACACCGTGGTGATCGGCAACGCCCTGGACCCGCAGTACGGCGACGCCTACACCCGCAACGCCGGCAACGCCACGGCGCTGCTGGGCCTGCGCGACGTGAAGATGTTTGACGAATCGACCCTGAGCGACGGCTATGCCAGTGCCATCGCCCAGGTGGGCACGCGCACGCAAAGCGCACTGTTCTCGGCCAAGCTGTCGGACACGCTGGCCAGCAACCTGGAGCGCGACCGCACGGCCGTCTCGGGCGTGAACCTGGACGAAGAGGCCGCACGGCTCATCCAGTACCAGCAGGCCTACCAGGCCTCGGCCAAGATGATCCAGATCGCCCAGAACATCTTTGACTCGCTGATCCAGGGCCTCGGCCGCTGA
- a CDS encoding LysR family transcriptional regulator has protein sequence MDDLRRMAVFAGVVQHGSMTGAARALGMSPSAVSQQVRLLERDGGVTLLHRSTRKLALTEAGERYHAQCAAMCAAADQARAELAASRDAPSGELRLSAPVGFARHVAPALGPLLAEHPALRLRLLVDDAPIDLISARVDLAVRFGRLADSNWAARRLGALQWWLCASPGWMAQHGVPETPDALLAHTWLGFARAGGGLLLELHGAHGATRSLRVEPRIASNNQLSIQQMCEAGLGLALMGSVDVQDALAQGRLVRLLPQWSFGTLDIWAVTPQRDAQPAKVRQAIAALHGYLVTQPGVME, from the coding sequence ATGGACGATTTGCGGCGGATGGCCGTGTTTGCCGGTGTGGTGCAGCACGGGTCGATGACAGGCGCGGCCCGCGCGCTGGGCATGAGCCCCTCGGCTGTGAGCCAGCAAGTGCGGCTGCTGGAGCGCGATGGCGGCGTCACGCTGCTGCACCGCTCCACCCGCAAGCTGGCGCTCACCGAGGCAGGCGAGCGCTACCACGCCCAATGCGCCGCCATGTGTGCGGCGGCCGATCAGGCGCGTGCCGAGCTGGCGGCATCGCGGGATGCACCCAGTGGCGAATTGCGGCTGTCAGCCCCCGTGGGTTTTGCCCGCCATGTGGCTCCCGCGCTGGGCCCGCTGCTGGCCGAACACCCGGCCCTGCGCCTGCGCCTGCTGGTGGACGATGCGCCCATTGACCTCATCAGCGCCCGCGTGGACTTGGCCGTGCGCTTTGGTCGCCTGGCCGACTCCAACTGGGCCGCACGCCGCCTGGGCGCGCTGCAGTGGTGGCTGTGCGCATCACCGGGCTGGATGGCCCAGCACGGTGTGCCTGAGACACCCGATGCCCTGCTGGCCCACACCTGGCTGGGTTTTGCCCGAGCCGGCGGCGGGCTGCTGCTGGAGCTGCACGGTGCCCACGGCGCCACCCGCAGCCTGCGCGTGGAGCCGCGCATTGCCAGCAACAACCAGCTGTCGATCCAGCAGATGTGCGAGGCCGGCCTGGGCCTGGCGCTGATGGGCAGCGTGGATGTGCAGGACGCCCTGGCGCAGGGCCGGCTGGTGCGGCTGCTGCCCCAGTGGTCGTTCGGCACGCTGGATATCTGGGCCGTGACGCCCCAGCGCGATGCGCAGCCGGCCAAGGTGCGGCAGGCCATTGCCGCGCTGCACGGCTATCTGGTCACGCAGCCGGGGGTGATGGAGTAA